One region of Primulina tabacum isolate GXHZ01 chromosome 17, ASM2559414v2, whole genome shotgun sequence genomic DNA includes:
- the LOC142530416 gene encoding endoglucanase 25-like: MYGRDPWGGTLEIAADSATDDDRSRNLHEYDRAALSRPLDETQQSWLLGPGEQKKKKYVDLGCVIVSRKIFVWTVGTIVAAGLLAGFIALIVKTVPRHHHRPPPPDNYTLALNKALMFFNAQRSGKLPKHNNVSWRGNSCVNDGESDSTTLFKDLAGGYYDAGDAIKFNFPQSFAMTMLSWSVIEYSAKYEAAGELSHVKDIIKWGTDYFLKTFNNTADTIDRIAMQVGEGDTSGGSTKPNDHYCWTRPEDIDYDRHVLECHSCSDLAAEMAAALASASIVFKDNKAYSQKLVHGARTLFKFARDQRGRYSAGTEASTFYNSTGYWDEFVWGASWLYYATGNSSYLQLATAPGLARHAGAFWGGPFYGVLSWDNKLAGAQVLLSRLRLFLSPGYPYEEILGTFHNQTSIFMCSFLPDFSTFNRTKGGMIQLNHGAPQPLQYVVNAAFLATLFSDYMKAADTPGWYCGPHFYSTDALRKFAQTQIDYILGKNPRQMSYVVGFGNHYPKHVHHRGASIPKNQVKYSCTGGWKWRDSTKPNPNTIVGAMVAGPDRQDGFHDVRTNYNYTEPTLAGNAGLVAALVALSGDSTMEIDKNTIFSAVPPMFPTPPPPPAPWKP, from the exons ATGTATGGCCGGGATCCATGGGGTGGGACGCTGGAGATTGCGGCGGATTCCGCCACCGACGATGACCGGAGCAGGAATTTGCATGAGTACGACAGGGCGGCGCTGTCGCGGCCGCTCGATGAGACGCAGCAGAGCTGGCTACTGGGTCCCGGGGagcagaagaagaagaagtatgTCGATCTGGGATGCGTTATCGTGAGCAGGAAGATCTTTGTGTGGACTGTCGGGACTATTGTTGCGGCTGGGTTGTTGGCCGGGTTCATCGCTTTGATTGTTAAGACTGTGCCTAGGCATCACCACCGGCCGCCGCCACCGGATAATTACACTCTGGCGCTCAACAAGGCTCTCATGTTCTTTAATGCTCAACGCT CTGGAAAACTACCAAAGCATAATAATGTATCATGGAGGGGAAACTCGTGTGTGAACGACGGGGAGTCTGATTCTACTACTCTGTTTAAAGATCTGGCTGGTGGCTATTACGATGCTGGTGATGCGATCAAGTTCAATTTTCCTCAATCTTTTGCGATGACCATGTTGAGTTGGAGTGTGATCGAATACAGTGCAAAGTACGAGGCAGCTGGAGAACTTAGTCATGTAAAAGATATTATCAAGTGGGGTACTGATTACTTCCTCAAGACTTTCAATAACACTGCCGATACCATAGATCGAATTGCGATGCAG GTCGGAGAAGGTGATACCTCAGGGGGATCGACCAAGCCCAATGATCATTACTGTTGGACTCGCCCAGAGGACATTGATTATGATAGACATGTTCTTGAATGCCATAGTTGCTCGGATCTTGCTGCGGAAATGGCTGCTGCTTTGGCTTCTGCCTCCATTGTTTTCAAGGACAATAAAGCCTACTCACAAAAGCTTGTTCATGGTGCCAGAACCCTATTTAAATTTGCGAGGGATCAGAGAGGTAGATACAGTGCTGGCACTGAAGCGTCAACATTCTATAATTCCACGGGTTACTGGGATGAATTTGTGTGGGGTGCATCTTGGCTCTATTATGCTACTGGGAATTCTTCCTACCTTCAGCTTGCTACAGCTCCTGGTCTTGCGAGACACGCAGGTGCTTTTTGGGGAGGCCCGTTTTATGGTGTACTGAGTTGGGATAATAAACTTGCTGGAGCTCAG GTGCTTCTGAGTCGTTTAAGATTGTTCCTGAGCCCTGGTTACCCATACGAAGAAATTTTGGGAACATTTCACAACCAGACAAGCATTTTCATGTGCTCGTTCTTACCAgatttttcaacattcaaccGAACAAAAG GAGGCATGATCCAGTTAAATCATGGAGCGCCTCAGCCTCTTCAGTATGTAGTCAATGCAGCTTTCCTTGCAACGTTGTTTAGTGATTATATGAAAGCTGCCGATACTCCCGGATGGTACTGTGGACCCCATTTCTACTCAACTGATGCTCTCCGGAAATTCGCTCAGACTCAG ATTGATTACATTCTTGGTAAAAACCCAAGACAGATGAGTTATGTGGTGGGATTCGGAAACCACTACCCGAAACACGTTCACCACAGAGGGGCATCAATTCCCAAGAACCAAGTCAAGTACAGCTGTACAGGAGGATGGAAATGGAGGGACTCAACAAAGCCAAACCCAAATACTATTGTCGGAGCCATGGTTGCTGGTCCGGACAGGCAAGATGGTTTCCATGACGTGCGAACAAATTACAACTATACAGAACCAACACTCGCAGGCAATGCTGGCTTAGTTGCAGCTCTTGTTGCTCTATCCGGAGATTCTACCATGGAAATTGACAAGAACACCATTTTCTCTGCGGTGCCACCCATGTTTCCAACACCTCCACCCCCACCAGCTCCATGGAAACCATGA
- the LOC142530838 gene encoding leucine-rich repeat receptor protein kinase HPCA1-like yields the protein MGNTKSFWKMGSRILVGLLIIAAQILAVFPLTDSNDLAALNALKSSWNNLPPNWVGADPCGGTWDGVNCTDTRVTSMMLAGTGLEGSDLSDISSLTGLQFLDLSNNIGLKGILPPSIGNLKNLRILILVGCSFSGPIPDSIGSLPQLVFLSLNSNSFTGSIPPSIGNLSQLSWLDLSQNKLTGTIPVSNETATGLDKLLRARHFHLSMNQISGPIPDRLFSSNMNLIHVMFDNNKLIGNIPVSLGHVKTLEVVRIDWNTMDGSIPSNLGNLTSLNELYLSNNNFNGSIPNLTGMNVLQYVDMSNNSFNASEVPQWFTSLQSLTTLIMENTMLRGQIPVDIFSLPQLETLELGHNNLNGTLDIGSSYSSNLNLDLQNNSITVFKQKTDSNLPLITLVGNPICTTAGATQKFCTIEKQNNSFSSSNDCGGKSCRRDEALSRSCQCSHPYTGTLHFFSFSFTDFQNSTYYNELHGRIMNILLASGLPVDSVIVSNPTININSYLEISLQLFPSDQDSFNRTSVSGIGFLLNRQPFEIKYFGPFYFIDEPYCCFAGSKKSSNTGLIIGLVVGGTVLVILICLSGIYAIRQKKKAKRAYEQSNPFASWDPEKESGAVPQLQGAKWFSFEDLRKCTDNFSDSNCIGTGGYGKVYKGTVGSGKLVAIKRAQQGSMQGAHEFKTEIELLSRIHHKNVVSLVGFCYEQGEQMLIYEYISNGTLRDCLSGKSGLWLDWNKRLRIALDAARGLSYLHELADPPIIHRDVKSTNILLDDHLNAKVADFGLSKPLDDIGKGYVTTQVKGTLGYMDPEYYMTQQLTEKSDVYSFGVVLLELVSARPPLQHGKHIVRLVQEAMGNQRELQNLDQVIDPTLESAAKLSGLQKFLDMAMSCVKESATDRPTMGEVVREIENVTELAKFDKKTDTGYRSSSYKETTVESPLHSGATEGYDVSYGSFPFHVERR from the exons ATGGGGAATACGAAGAGTTTCTGGAAAATGGGTTCAAGAATTCTTGTGGGCCTGCTGATTATTGCTGCTCAGATTCTAGCTGTATTTCCACTCACGGATAGTAATGATC TTGCTGCGCTAAATGCTCTAAAATCTAGCTGGAATAACCTGCCACCGAACTGGGTGGGGGCTGATCCTTGTGGCGGTACATGGGATGGAGTTAACTGCACTGATACCCGTGTGACATCAAT GATGTTAGCAGGAACAGGTTTGGAAGGTAGCGACTTGAGTGACATTTCGTCGTTGACGGGTTTACAGTTTTT GGATCTTTCGAACAACATTGGTCTCAAAGGGATTCTTCCTCCTTCGATTGGGAACTTGAAAAACCTTAGGATTCT AATTTTGGTTGGTTGCAGCTTTTCTGGTCCCATTCCAGATTCTATAGGATCTTTGCCACAGTTGGTATTTCT ATCTCTGAACTCTAATAGCTTCACTGGCTCGATTCCTCCTTCTATTGGAAATTTATCTCAGCTTTCCTGGCTGGATCTGAGTCAAAACAAGCTTACGGGTACTATTCCCGTCTCTAATGAAACCGCAACTGGTTTGGATAAGCTACTCCGTGCTAGACACTT CCACCTTTCCATGAATCAAATATCTGGACCCATCCCTGATCGACTGTTCAGTTCCAATATGAACCTGATACACGT GATGTTCgacaataacaaactcatcggGAATATACCTGTGTCTCTTGGACATGTAAAGACATTGGAGGTCGT ACGCATTGATTGGAATACAATGGATGGATCGATTCCGTCAAACCTCGGGAATCTTACAAGTCTGAATGAGCT GTACTTGTCTAATAATAATTTCAATGGAAGTATTCCCAACCTCACTGGCATGAATGTTCTACAATATGT GGACATGAGCAATAACAGTTTTAATGCATCGGAAGTGCCACAATGGTTCACCAGTCTCCAGTCTTTGACCACATT GATAATGGAGAACACAATGCTTCGAGGACAAATTCCAGTTGACATCTTTAGCCTTCCTCAACTGGAGACATT GGAGCTCGGACACAATAATCTTAATGGAACCTTAGATATTGGCAGCAGCTATAGCAGCAACTTAAATCTTGATTTGCAGAATAATTCCATCACCGTCTTTAAGCAAAAAACAGATAGCAACTTGCCGCTAATTAC GCTTGTTGGTAATCCCATTTGTACTACAGCCGGAGCAACACAAAAGTTTTGCACAATTGAGAAGCAGAACAATAGCTTTTCATCATCGAATGACTGCGGGGGAAAGTCATGCCGCAGAGATGAAGCTTTGAGTCGTAGTTGTCAATGTTCCCATCCATATACTGGGACGCTGcactttttttccttttccttcaCAGATTTCCAAAATTCAACTTATTACAACGAGCTTCATGGGAGAATAATGAATATTCTTCTCGCCAGTGGGCTTCCAGTTGATTCAGTTATTGTTAGCAATCCAACTATCAACATTAATTCTTACCTAGAGATCTCACTGCAGCTATTTCCTTCTGACCAAGATTCATTCAACAGAACATCAGTTTCAGGAATCGGTTTCCTTCTCAATCGCCAACCTTTTGAAATCAAATACTTTGGACCGTTCTACTTCATCGATGAACCATATTGTTGTTTTGCAG GGTCCAAAAAGTCGTCAAATACTGGCCTTATCATTGGGTTAGTGGTTGGTGGTACTGTTCTTGTGATCCTGATTTGCTTGTCTGGAATTTATGCTATTCGGCAGAAGAAAAAAGCAAAAAGAGCATATGAACAAAGTAACCCCTTTG CTTCTTGGGACCCTGAAAAAGAAAGTGGTGCTGTTCCACAGCTTCAGGGAGCGAAATGGTTTTCCTTTGAAGATCTTAGGAAATGTACTGACAATTTTTCAGACTCAAATTGCATTGGCACTGGAGGTTATGGAAAG GTTTACAAGGGGACTGTTGGTTCTGGGAAATTAGTAGCAATCAAACGAGCTCAACAAGGTTCGATGCAAGGGGCTCATGAGTTTAAAACAGAGATTGAACTTTTGTCAAGAATCCATCATAAAAATGTTGTCAGCCTTGTGGGATTCTGTTACGAGCAAGGAGAGCAAATGCTTATCTATGAGTATATTTCTAATGGTACACTTAGAGATTGTCTTTCAG GGAAGTCGGGATTGTGGTTGGACTGGAATAAAAGACTGAGAATAGCCCTTGATGCTGCCAGAGGTCTGTCATATTTGCATGAACTTGCCGATCCCCCAATCATTCACAGGGACGTTAAGTCAACCAACATTCTACTAGATGATCATTTAAATGCAAAAGTAGCTGATTTCGGTCTATCAAAACCCTTGGATGACATTGGCAAGGGTTATGTCACCACACAAGTCAAAGGGACATTG GGATACATGGATCCTGAATATTATATGACTCAACAATTAACTGAAAAAAGTGATGTATATAGTTTTGGAGTGGTATTACTAGAGCTGGTATCTGCGAGACCTCCACTACAACATGGAAAACACATTGTAAGATTAGTCCAAGAAGCAATGGGAAATCAAAGAGAGCTTCAAAATCTTGACCAAGTCATTGATCCAACCCTCGAATCGGCAGCAAAATTAAGCGGTTTACAGAAGTTCTTAGATATGGCAATGAGTTGTGTTAAAGAATCCGCAACCGATAGGCCTACAATGGGCGAGGTAGTGAGAGAAATCGAGAATGTAACGGAGTTGGCTAAGTTTGACAAGAAAACAGATACAGGATACAGATCATCTAGCTACAAGGAAACAACAGTTGAAAGTCCTCTACACTCAGGTGCCACGGAGGGGTATGATGTTAGCTACGGTTCGTTCCCTTTTCATGTAGAACGCCGTTGA
- the LOC142530954 gene encoding uncharacterized protein LOC142530954 isoform X2, translating to MAFKEASKCSCLLMKAISTAPSLSQSFLRLTCSEYNCSCKIVAKKSKGSQTPPPRSSDPTPPRITTNVKQNLQFLRLWKEFQKRKSDTPRPATSYRRKRVEKEEMPDDREIYRDPTLSLYHTNQGLDTAFPVLLVDGYNVCGYWAKLKKHFMNGRLDIARQKLVDELVTFSMLREVKVVVVFDAMMSGLPTHKETFAGIDLVFSAETCADSWIEKEVVALREDGCPKVWVVTSDRCQQHAAHGAGAFVWSSKALVTEIKASQKEVEQMLREHRSTSMEGKLLKHNLDSEVVDALKDLRNKLSENASPTSL from the exons ATGGCATTCAAAGAAGCGTCCAAGTGTAGTTGCCTACTCATGAAAGCCATATCGACAGCTCCATCATTGTCACAGTCATTCCTGAGATTGACATGCAGTGAGTACAATTGTTCTTGCAAAATTGTGGCAAAAAAGAGTAAAGGATCCCAAACACCTCCTCCGAGG AGTTCTGATCCAACCCCTCCACGAATTACGACAAATGTGAAGCAGAATTTGCAGTTCCTAAGATTATGGAAG GAGTTTCAAAAGAGAAAATCTGACACGCCCAGGCCTGCAACTAGTTATCGCAGAAAGAGAGTGGAAAAGGAAGAAATGCCAGATGACAGGGAAATTTATCGAGATCCAACTTTATCCCTCTACCA TACAAACCAGGGTTTAGACACAGCATTTCCTGTCTTACTCGTTGATGGTTATAATGTTTGTGGCTATTGGGCCAAGTTGAAGAAGCATTTCATGAATGGAAGACTTGATATTGCTCGCCAAAAGCTTGTTGATGAACTGGTAACATTTAGTATGCTAAGAG AGGTGAAAGTGGTGGTTGTATTTGATGCCATGATGTCTGGCCTACCAACACACAAAGAAACTTTCGCTGG GATTGACTTGGTATTCTCGGCTGAAACATGTGCTGATTCATGGATTGAGAAAGAG GTTGTAGCATTGAGGGAGGATGGCTGTCCAAAAGTTTGGGTTGTGACATCTGATCGTTGTCAGCAGCATGCAGCTCATGGAGCG GGAGCTTTTGTTTGGAGTTCTAAGGCGCTGGTTACGGAG ATTAAAGCTTCACAAAAGGAGGTTGAGCAGATGCTTCGAGAACATCG ATCAACTTCCATGGAAGGTAAACTGCTGAAGCACAATCTTGATTCGGAAGTAGTTGATGCTCTCAAGGATTTAAGGAACAAATTGTCTGAAAATGCATCCCCTACTTCACTTTGA
- the LOC142530954 gene encoding uncharacterized protein LOC142530954 isoform X3 — MAFKEASKCSCLLMKAISTAPSLSQSFLRLTCSEYNCSCKIVAKKSKGSQTPPPRSSDPTPPRITTNVKQNLQFLRLWKEFQKRKSDTPRPATSYRRKRVEKEEMPDDREIYRDPTLSLYHTNQGLDTAFPVLLVDGYNVCGYWAKLKKHFMNGRLDIARQKLVDELVTFSMLRGSMRRSLIIDSHPKKRKVKVVVVFDAMMSGLPTHKETFAGIDLVFSAETCADSWIEKEVVALREDGCPKVWVVTSDRCQQHAAHGASIPLCLPNMDVEKGSFCLEF, encoded by the exons ATGGCATTCAAAGAAGCGTCCAAGTGTAGTTGCCTACTCATGAAAGCCATATCGACAGCTCCATCATTGTCACAGTCATTCCTGAGATTGACATGCAGTGAGTACAATTGTTCTTGCAAAATTGTGGCAAAAAAGAGTAAAGGATCCCAAACACCTCCTCCGAGG AGTTCTGATCCAACCCCTCCACGAATTACGACAAATGTGAAGCAGAATTTGCAGTTCCTAAGATTATGGAAG GAGTTTCAAAAGAGAAAATCTGACACGCCCAGGCCTGCAACTAGTTATCGCAGAAAGAGAGTGGAAAAGGAAGAAATGCCAGATGACAGGGAAATTTATCGAGATCCAACTTTATCCCTCTACCA TACAAACCAGGGTTTAGACACAGCATTTCCTGTCTTACTCGTTGATGGTTATAATGTTTGTGGCTATTGGGCCAAGTTGAAGAAGCATTTCATGAATGGAAGACTTGATATTGCTCGCCAAAAGCTTGTTGATGAACTGGTAACATTTAGTATGCTAAGAG GCAGCATGCGAAGATCATTGATAATTGATTCACACCCAAAAAAACGAA AGGTGAAAGTGGTGGTTGTATTTGATGCCATGATGTCTGGCCTACCAACACACAAAGAAACTTTCGCTGG GATTGACTTGGTATTCTCGGCTGAAACATGTGCTGATTCATGGATTGAGAAAGAG GTTGTAGCATTGAGGGAGGATGGCTGTCCAAAAGTTTGGGTTGTGACATCTGATCGTTGTCAGCAGCATGCAGCTCATGGAGCG AGTATACCCTTGTGTTTGCCTAACATGGATGTAGAAAAAG GGAGCTTTTGTTTGGAGTTCTAA
- the LOC142530954 gene encoding uncharacterized protein LOC142530954 isoform X1 produces the protein MAFKEASKCSCLLMKAISTAPSLSQSFLRLTCSEYNCSCKIVAKKSKGSQTPPPRSSDPTPPRITTNVKQNLQFLRLWKEFQKRKSDTPRPATSYRRKRVEKEEMPDDREIYRDPTLSLYHTNQGLDTAFPVLLVDGYNVCGYWAKLKKHFMNGRLDIARQKLVDELVTFSMLRGSMRRSLIIDSHPKKRKVKVVVVFDAMMSGLPTHKETFAGIDLVFSAETCADSWIEKEVVALREDGCPKVWVVTSDRCQQHAAHGAGAFVWSSKALVTEIKASQKEVEQMLREHRSTSMEGKLLKHNLDSEVVDALKDLRNKLSENASPTSL, from the exons ATGGCATTCAAAGAAGCGTCCAAGTGTAGTTGCCTACTCATGAAAGCCATATCGACAGCTCCATCATTGTCACAGTCATTCCTGAGATTGACATGCAGTGAGTACAATTGTTCTTGCAAAATTGTGGCAAAAAAGAGTAAAGGATCCCAAACACCTCCTCCGAGG AGTTCTGATCCAACCCCTCCACGAATTACGACAAATGTGAAGCAGAATTTGCAGTTCCTAAGATTATGGAAG GAGTTTCAAAAGAGAAAATCTGACACGCCCAGGCCTGCAACTAGTTATCGCAGAAAGAGAGTGGAAAAGGAAGAAATGCCAGATGACAGGGAAATTTATCGAGATCCAACTTTATCCCTCTACCA TACAAACCAGGGTTTAGACACAGCATTTCCTGTCTTACTCGTTGATGGTTATAATGTTTGTGGCTATTGGGCCAAGTTGAAGAAGCATTTCATGAATGGAAGACTTGATATTGCTCGCCAAAAGCTTGTTGATGAACTGGTAACATTTAGTATGCTAAGAG GCAGCATGCGAAGATCATTGATAATTGATTCACACCCAAAAAAACGAA AGGTGAAAGTGGTGGTTGTATTTGATGCCATGATGTCTGGCCTACCAACACACAAAGAAACTTTCGCTGG GATTGACTTGGTATTCTCGGCTGAAACATGTGCTGATTCATGGATTGAGAAAGAG GTTGTAGCATTGAGGGAGGATGGCTGTCCAAAAGTTTGGGTTGTGACATCTGATCGTTGTCAGCAGCATGCAGCTCATGGAGCG GGAGCTTTTGTTTGGAGTTCTAAGGCGCTGGTTACGGAG ATTAAAGCTTCACAAAAGGAGGTTGAGCAGATGCTTCGAGAACATCG ATCAACTTCCATGGAAGGTAAACTGCTGAAGCACAATCTTGATTCGGAAGTAGTTGATGCTCTCAAGGATTTAAGGAACAAATTGTCTGAAAATGCATCCCCTACTTCACTTTGA